The Planococcus donghaensis genome contains a region encoding:
- a CDS encoding AbrB/MazE/SpoVT family DNA-binding domain-containing protein has protein sequence MKTTGIVRNTDPLGRIVIPKELRRGMEINVGDPVEVLVEEDVIMLRKSQAVGACLVTGEVLAENKEFAPGLTLSLEGARVLLHELQNKKSES, from the coding sequence ATGAAAACTACAGGAATCGTGAGAAACACCGACCCACTGGGACGCATCGTCATTCCGAAAGAATTGAGAAGAGGAATGGAGATAAACGTTGGAGATCCAGTAGAGGTTTTAGTAGAAGAAGACGTGATTATGTTAAGGAAATCCCAAGCTGTGGGTGCTTGTTTAGTAACAGGTGAAGTGTTAGCAGAAAATAAAGAATTTGCGCCGGGGCTCACATTAAGTCTAGAGGGCGCGCGCGTTCTCTTGCATGAGCTGCAAAACAAAAAAAGCGAATCTTAG
- a CDS encoding LacI family DNA-binding transcriptional regulator, which yields MSNPNESLNQKVKLDDVATEAGVSKTTVSRVLNNRGYISEKTRKKVHEAVELLNYHPNEIARSLFINKTFIIGLIFPTTSNPFYGQLIFHLENTCESLGYKVLLCNSQGREDKEKSYLEMLQRHQVDGIIAGSHNRGILEYDNPNLPLVGIDRYLSKNTPVVSGDNYDGGKKATQLLIDKGCKKIIHINGSPSLETPANLRREAYEDTMRENQYLPQSYIMGGNVIETIFDENLNMDGIFASDDLIASSVIKEAKKRNINIPGDLKVVGYDGSEVTRMLLPELTTIQQPVKEIAELAVELLLKQINGERESEMEWKLPVKLIESETT from the coding sequence GTGAGTAATCCAAACGAAAGCTTAAATCAAAAAGTGAAATTAGATGATGTTGCTACCGAAGCTGGAGTCTCTAAGACAACTGTCTCAAGGGTGTTAAACAATCGGGGATATATAAGCGAAAAAACAAGAAAGAAAGTACATGAAGCAGTGGAACTGTTAAATTATCATCCAAATGAAATTGCGAGGTCCCTCTTTATTAATAAGACCTTTATCATTGGCCTTATTTTTCCAACTACAAGCAATCCTTTTTATGGACAATTGATTTTCCATTTAGAAAACACATGTGAATCTTTAGGCTATAAAGTATTATTATGCAACAGTCAAGGTCGTGAAGATAAAGAAAAGAGTTACTTGGAGATGTTGCAAAGACACCAGGTGGATGGAATTATAGCAGGGTCTCATAACCGAGGGATTTTAGAATATGACAACCCAAATCTCCCGTTGGTAGGTATTGATCGTTATTTATCTAAAAATACTCCCGTTGTATCCGGTGATAATTATGATGGCGGGAAAAAGGCTACCCAATTATTAATTGATAAAGGTTGTAAAAAGATTATTCATATAAACGGTTCTCCTTCTTTGGAAACCCCTGCGAATTTAAGAAGAGAAGCGTATGAAGATACAATGAGAGAAAATCAGTATCTTCCTCAGAGTTACATAATGGGGGGAAATGTTATAGAAACTATTTTTGATGAGAATCTCAACATGGATGGGATTTTTGCAAGTGATGATCTGATAGCATCAAGTGTGATAAAAGAAGCAAAGAAAAGAAACATAAATATACCCGGTGATTTGAAAGTGGTTGGTTATGATGGTTCAGAAGTAACTAGAATGTTGTTACCGGAACTAACTACGATTCAGCAACCAGTAAAAGAAATAGCAGAGTTAGCGGTAGAACTGTTATTAAAGCAAATTAATGGTGAGAGGGAATCGGAAATGGAATGGAAGCTCCCGGTCAAGTTAATTGAAAGTGAAACAACATAA
- a CDS encoding patatin-like phospholipase family protein → MKKILSIDGGGVRGVIPALVLAEIEKRTGKPISELFDLIAGTSTGGLLTLGLVSPNKNATTMYTALELVQLYENERKVIFANSFQHRLLSLGGLLDERYPSTGAESVFEKYFGDAKLSEALTDVIITSYEIETRTSWFFKSRKAKMKDQQNRDAYMKDVARATSAAPTYFEPKQIKMHDTFSFIDGGVFANNPAMCAYVEAKCTYLNEENFLVVSLGTGEQQDPILYKDAKDWGLAEWAGPLLNVVFDGVSDTVDYQLRNLLPHQEGFERYYRFQTDLDTVSDKLDDSSDENFYALVGLAKDLIARNDQQITALCEQLK, encoded by the coding sequence ATGAAGAAAATACTCTCTATTGATGGCGGAGGCGTTCGCGGCGTCATTCCTGCACTTGTCTTAGCGGAAATTGAAAAACGTACAGGCAAACCCATCTCTGAGCTTTTTGACTTAATTGCGGGTACATCGACGGGCGGACTTCTTACTTTGGGTCTTGTGAGCCCAAACAAAAATGCGACGACCATGTATACGGCACTGGAACTGGTGCAGTTGTATGAAAATGAACGTAAAGTAATTTTTGCTAATTCGTTTCAACACCGACTCCTTTCACTTGGTGGACTTTTGGATGAGCGGTACCCTTCCACAGGAGCTGAATCTGTATTTGAGAAATATTTTGGTGACGCAAAACTTTCTGAAGCTTTGACGGATGTCATTATCACGAGTTACGAAATTGAAACCCGTACTTCTTGGTTTTTTAAAAGTAGGAAAGCCAAAATGAAAGATCAACAAAATCGAGATGCCTATATGAAGGACGTTGCGAGAGCGACTTCCGCAGCTCCAACCTATTTCGAACCAAAGCAAATCAAAATGCACGACACATTTAGTTTTATCGATGGTGGTGTTTTTGCAAACAACCCTGCTATGTGTGCATACGTTGAAGCTAAATGCACTTATTTGAATGAAGAAAATTTTTTAGTCGTTTCTTTAGGAACAGGCGAACAGCAAGATCCCATTTTATATAAAGATGCAAAAGATTGGGGTCTTGCCGAATGGGCCGGTCCGTTATTGAATGTTGTATTTGATGGAGTCAGTGACACGGTTGATTATCAGCTCAGAAATCTTTTGCCCCATCAAGAAGGTTTTGAGCGATATTACCGTTTTCAAACAGATTTAGATACAGTAAGTGACAAATTGGATGATTCTTCCGATGAGAACTTTTATGCGTTGGTTGGTTTAGCAAAAGATTTGATTGCACGGAATGACCAACAGATTACGGCTTTATGTGAGCAGTTAAAATAA
- a CDS encoding DUF4362 domain-containing protein, whose amino-acid sequence MRKSLSVILLVIFLSACNPVKDSDIEFEQGEIITNSEKFEAFIENLKNGKEDKIRIVQRTTEGDPIFDTLDYNGENITYTYDNSHDEHGGLNKGTQSGTCENLDSEQSENGRIYRLSGCSSEIGKYFELEVSE is encoded by the coding sequence TTGCGAAAAAGTTTATCGGTAATTTTATTGGTCATTTTCTTAAGTGCGTGTAACCCAGTTAAGGATAGCGATATTGAATTCGAGCAAGGGGAAATCATAACTAATTCGGAGAAATTTGAAGCATTTATCGAAAATCTTAAAAATGGAAAAGAAGATAAAATCCGTATTGTTCAAAGAACGACAGAAGGCGATCCAATTTTTGATACGTTAGATTATAATGGCGAAAATATTACGTATACGTACGATAATTCTCATGATGAACATGGAGGTTTAAATAAAGGAACACAAAGTGGGACTTGCGAAAACCTAGACAGTGAACAAAGTGAAAACGGAAGAATATACCGCCTAAGTGGCTGTTCTTCTGAAATTGGAAAGTATTTTGAACTTGAAGTTTCAGAATAA
- a CDS encoding GNAT family N-acetyltransferase: MIYLGDKPLLVGEKVILRPFKDEDFPFIEECLKDPEVLKLTGSNSDFNQEVTRHWYKTRNSQTDRLDLAIVDSSNDFLVGEVVINAYDEENHSMNFRILIGPRGRNQGFGTEATQLIIDYVFENTTLTQLTLSVFDFNPRAKHVYKKLGFVQYGIDKNDLEFEGNWIDSINMKLTRENWRDRRKKDC; encoded by the coding sequence ATGATCTATCTAGGAGATAAACCACTACTCGTAGGCGAAAAAGTAATTCTTAGACCGTTTAAGGATGAGGATTTCCCTTTTATAGAGGAATGTTTAAAAGATCCCGAAGTATTAAAACTGACAGGAAGCAATTCCGATTTTAATCAGGAAGTGACTCGCCATTGGTACAAAACGAGAAATAGCCAGACGGATCGGTTGGATCTTGCGATTGTGGACTCGTCTAATGACTTTTTAGTCGGAGAAGTGGTGATTAATGCATACGATGAAGAAAATCACAGCATGAATTTCAGAATTCTCATTGGTCCAAGAGGAAGAAATCAAGGATTCGGAACAGAAGCCACTCAACTGATCATTGATTATGTATTTGAAAATACGACACTCACCCAACTAACTTTAAGCGTCTTCGATTTTAACCCAAGAGCCAAACATGTTTACAAAAAGCTAGGCTTTGTACAATATGGCATTGATAAAAACGATTTGGAGTTCGAAGGCAACTGGATTGATTCGATTAATATGAAGTTAACAAGAGAGAATTGGCGTGACAGACGCAAAAAAGATTGTTGA
- a CDS encoding glycoside hydrolase family 32 protein, producing MIKQELLQYRPSLHFATKKNWLNDPNGLVYFKGEYHLFFQHNPNDNIWGPMHWGHAVSKDLITWEELEIALYPDENGTIFSGSIVVDWNNTTGFFPDEPGLVAIFTHHQDGSAEIAQKQTQSLAYSKDDGRTWVKYEGNPVLSHATKSDFRDPKVFHHIETGKWIMSLATGQSISFYSSSNLIDWEFESEFGDNCGSHDGVWECPDLFKLKVEDTGEEKWVLIVSIGDNGISTMGSRTQYFVGTFNGSVFTPEHEDIRWLDHGRDNYAGVSFSDIPEEDGRRIYLGWMSNWRYANVVPTDGWRNQMTIPRELYLRNIEGSYKVIQYPVEELTSYFEISEAIKDCEVNPSNSKKFEVNERYVDLFLDINNEADRFGVALNHTSTHITTIEYDAINQVILLKRRNSGNVEFSEMFSTDQELEMSERNHIQLRVIIEKYSIEIFINDGTYAITSLVYPDETCESIILYSQGGRMIVEDGYVAIPAKNVTG from the coding sequence TTGATAAAACAAGAATTGCTACAATACAGACCTAGTTTGCACTTTGCAACGAAGAAAAATTGGTTAAACGATCCAAACGGATTAGTCTATTTTAAAGGTGAATATCATTTGTTTTTTCAACATAATCCGAATGACAATATATGGGGACCTATGCACTGGGGGCATGCTGTCAGCAAGGACTTGATTACTTGGGAAGAACTTGAAATAGCATTATATCCCGATGAGAACGGAACTATTTTCTCTGGAAGTATAGTAGTAGATTGGAATAATACGACAGGGTTCTTTCCAGATGAACCAGGCTTAGTAGCCATTTTTACACATCACCAAGATGGCAGTGCTGAAATAGCACAAAAACAAACACAAAGTCTAGCGTATAGCAAAGACGATGGCAGAACGTGGGTGAAGTATGAAGGCAATCCTGTACTTTCTCATGCGACAAAAAGTGATTTCAGAGATCCTAAAGTTTTTCACCACATCGAAACAGGTAAATGGATTATGTCATTAGCAACAGGTCAATCTATTTCTTTTTATTCCTCATCAAATTTAATAGATTGGGAATTTGAAAGTGAGTTTGGGGATAATTGCGGATCCCATGATGGGGTATGGGAATGTCCTGACCTATTTAAACTAAAGGTAGAAGATACAGGAGAAGAAAAGTGGGTTTTGATAGTCAGCATTGGAGACAATGGAATATCAACAATGGGTTCGCGCACACAGTATTTTGTGGGTACGTTTAATGGTTCTGTCTTTACGCCGGAACATGAGGACATTAGGTGGCTAGACCATGGAAGAGACAATTATGCAGGTGTAAGTTTTTCGGATATCCCGGAGGAAGATGGACGGCGAATTTACTTGGGATGGATGAGCAACTGGAGATATGCCAATGTGGTTCCGACGGATGGATGGAGAAATCAGATGACGATTCCGCGAGAACTTTACCTTCGGAACATAGAAGGCAGCTATAAAGTTATTCAATATCCGGTAGAAGAGTTAACTTCTTATTTTGAAATAAGTGAAGCCATTAAAGATTGTGAAGTAAACCCTTCTAATTCAAAGAAATTTGAAGTGAATGAGCGATATGTGGACTTGTTTTTGGATATCAATAATGAGGCGGATCGGTTTGGTGTGGCGTTGAATCATACGTCAACCCACATCACCACCATCGAGTATGATGCAATAAATCAAGTGATCTTATTAAAAAGAAGAAATTCTGGAAATGTGGAGTTTTCCGAAATGTTTTCGACCGATCAAGAACTTGAAATGAGTGAGAGAAATCATATTCAATTACGCGTGATTATTGAAAAGTATTCCATTGAAATCTTTATCAATGATGGCACGTATGCCATTACAAGTTTAGTATATCCGGATGAAACTTGTGAAAGCATAATACTTTATAGTCAAGGTGGACGTATGATTGTTGAGGATGGTTATGTAGCAATTCCCGCTAAAAATGTAACGGGATAA
- a CDS encoding SDR family NAD(P)-dependent oxidoreductase, whose protein sequence is MTNLTNNVILVTGANRGQGKAIAEHLTTLGAVVGVGARNYDEAKRVAEMIGERAFPVQLDVTKEPEWQSAVETMVNKFGKLDVLVNNAGALTRKSFRETTLDDFQQLISVNQLGVFLGMQAVLPQMEKQRKGSIVNNISISAFSPIAKSAAYAATKASVVAISKVAAIELGSLGIRVNMVHPGGIETDMATGGKEVPAFYDSVPLGRIGQPIEIAKAVAFLASDDSSYCTGTEIVVDGGMTLGVADE, encoded by the coding sequence ATGACTAATTTAACGAATAACGTCATTCTTGTCACTGGAGCTAATCGCGGTCAAGGAAAGGCAATTGCCGAGCACCTTACTACATTAGGCGCCGTAGTCGGAGTTGGTGCTCGGAATTACGACGAAGCGAAAAGAGTCGCTGAGATGATTGGCGAACGTGCCTTCCCGGTTCAGTTAGATGTTACAAAAGAGCCGGAGTGGCAATCAGCGGTTGAAACGATGGTCAACAAATTCGGCAAACTGGATGTGTTAGTGAATAATGCTGGCGCACTGACGCGCAAATCGTTTCGAGAGACAACGCTTGATGATTTCCAACAATTGATCAGCGTTAACCAACTCGGTGTTTTTCTTGGCATGCAAGCGGTACTTCCGCAAATGGAAAAGCAGCGAAAAGGTTCGATTGTCAACAACATCTCGATTTCTGCATTTTCCCCTATTGCGAAATCCGCCGCTTATGCAGCAACAAAAGCATCTGTCGTGGCCATATCTAAAGTGGCCGCTATTGAACTCGGTTCACTCGGAATCCGCGTAAATATGGTCCACCCAGGCGGAATCGAAACGGACATGGCTACTGGCGGAAAAGAAGTTCCTGCCTTTTACGATTCTGTTCCATTAGGGCGTATTGGCCAACCCATTGAAATCGCAAAAGCAGTCGCCTTTCTCGCTTCTGACGACAGCTCTTATTGCACGGGCACGGAGATTGTTGTTGATGGTGGGATGACGCTTGGGGTTGCGGATGAGTGA
- a CDS encoding ABC transporter permease has translation MKNNFLLYLFLLPAVVLVFVFNYIPMYGVTIAFKDFSPIKGIMGSEWVGFDHFINFLQSPNFQQIFTNTIKLSAFELLIGFPIPIILALMLNQLRRAKVKKHIQLIIYAPYFLSTVVISGMLFIFLSPAGPINEFLTLFRDEPVSFLTDPSYFRSVFIASSVWQVAGFSSIIYVAALSNVDPQLHDAATIDGASLFQRIIHIDLQVLKPTIAVLFILAIGGIMGIGFEKAYLLQTDMNLPASEIIDTYVYKRGLQAGDWSFGAAVGLFNSVISLLLLVIANTVVKKLNGETLY, from the coding sequence ATCAAAAATAATTTCCTTTTGTATTTATTTTTGCTGCCAGCAGTTGTGCTAGTGTTCGTGTTCAATTACATACCAATGTATGGGGTTACAATTGCTTTCAAAGATTTTAGTCCGATCAAAGGGATTATGGGGAGTGAATGGGTTGGTTTCGACCATTTCATTAATTTCTTACAGTCGCCTAACTTTCAACAAATATTTACAAATACGATAAAGTTGAGTGCTTTTGAATTGCTCATCGGCTTTCCCATTCCAATTATTTTGGCACTGATGTTAAATCAGCTGAGGAGAGCCAAAGTTAAAAAGCATATCCAATTAATTATTTATGCACCATATTTTCTTTCTACAGTCGTCATATCGGGGATGTTATTCATCTTTCTATCTCCCGCAGGACCGATTAATGAATTTTTGACTTTGTTTCGAGATGAGCCAGTGTCCTTTTTAACAGACCCATCGTATTTTAGAAGCGTATTCATTGCATCTAGTGTTTGGCAAGTAGCAGGTTTTTCATCCATTATTTATGTTGCTGCACTTTCGAATGTTGATCCTCAACTTCATGATGCTGCTACGATTGATGGTGCTTCCCTTTTTCAAAGAATTATTCATATTGATCTGCAAGTGCTTAAACCGACTATAGCGGTCCTGTTTATTTTAGCAATCGGTGGGATCATGGGGATTGGTTTTGAAAAAGCATACTTACTTCAAACCGATATGAACCTACCTGCTTCAGAAATTATTGATACGTATGTATATAAAAGAGGTTTACAAGCAGGGGATTGGTCATTTGGAGCTGCTGTAGGATTATTCAATTCGGTTATTAGTTTGCTTCTTCTAGTAATTGCTAATACTGTTGTCAAAAAACTAAATGGTGAAACACTTTACTAG
- a CDS encoding ABC transporter substrate-binding protein: MKKALKAVSSLLIIGAVVSGCSGNDKNTWSEDYGLSDVEFPLEEKVTLKIMTQSSPLAPEDPNEKLINQRLEEETNVHIEWRNFTGETFGEKRNLAMTSGDMPDAINNAGYSDYELLNLAEDGAIIPLNDLIDSHMPNLQAVLEEVPEYREMMTAPDGNIYAFPWIEELGQGKESIHSVDNFPWINVTWLKELGLEMPTTTQELKEVLIAFKENDLAGNGQTIPMSFIINDGGQDPGFLFGSFGLGDNWDHTVVTNDGEVKLTSSEAGYKEAIKFMNELHKEELIDIEAFEQEWSTYVAKGQEGRYGMYFTWDKANISGMNDDYELMPPLEGPNGQKNVARTNGLGFDRSKMVITGANQNLELTAKWVDEFYAPHQSVQNNWGTYGDEDMQNIFEFDKEEDMLKHLSLEGTAPVELRERTSVGGPLAILDSYYGKVTTKPDDAAWRLDLMKEVMVPHMKADNIYPKVFFSLEELERLSTIEADLIPYIQRKKAEWIAKGTVEEEWDEYLTELDRLGLQEWLEIKQKGYDRTDS, encoded by the coding sequence ATGAAAAAAGCATTAAAAGCAGTTTCATCGCTGCTGATTATCGGAGCAGTAGTTTCAGGGTGTAGCGGCAATGACAAAAATACTTGGTCAGAGGATTATGGACTTTCGGACGTTGAATTTCCTTTAGAGGAAAAAGTGACCCTAAAAATCATGACACAAAGTTCTCCGTTAGCACCTGAAGACCCAAATGAAAAGTTGATTAATCAGCGATTAGAAGAGGAAACAAACGTTCATATTGAATGGAGAAACTTTACAGGGGAAACATTTGGAGAGAAAAGAAATCTAGCAATGACTAGTGGAGATATGCCAGATGCAATTAATAATGCTGGTTACAGTGACTATGAATTATTAAATTTGGCAGAAGATGGTGCTATTATTCCTCTGAACGATTTAATAGACAGTCATATGCCTAATCTGCAAGCAGTTCTAGAAGAAGTTCCAGAATATAGAGAGATGATGACTGCCCCAGACGGAAATATCTATGCATTTCCTTGGATAGAAGAACTGGGTCAAGGAAAAGAAAGTATTCACTCTGTAGATAATTTCCCGTGGATAAACGTCACATGGTTAAAAGAACTGGGCTTAGAAATGCCTACAACAACGCAAGAACTAAAAGAAGTGTTAATCGCTTTTAAAGAGAATGACCTTGCAGGTAACGGACAAACAATTCCGATGTCATTTATTATCAATGACGGAGGACAGGATCCTGGATTCTTATTCGGCTCTTTTGGTCTAGGTGATAATTGGGATCACACCGTTGTGACAAATGATGGAGAAGTTAAATTGACATCTAGCGAAGCTGGATACAAAGAAGCTATCAAATTTATGAATGAATTGCACAAGGAAGAGCTAATTGATATCGAAGCCTTTGAACAAGAGTGGTCTACGTATGTAGCTAAAGGCCAAGAGGGACGATATGGAATGTACTTTACATGGGATAAAGCCAATATTTCAGGTATGAATGACGACTATGAACTTATGCCACCTTTGGAAGGGCCGAATGGTCAAAAAAATGTCGCTAGAACAAATGGTTTAGGTTTTGATCGTTCAAAAATGGTGATCACTGGTGCCAATCAAAATCTTGAATTAACGGCAAAATGGGTAGATGAATTTTATGCCCCTCACCAATCTGTACAAAACAACTGGGGGACGTATGGAGACGAAGACATGCAGAATATCTTTGAATTTGATAAAGAGGAAGATATGTTAAAACACCTCAGTCTTGAAGGAACTGCACCTGTTGAATTACGAGAAAGAACTTCAGTTGGCGGCCCGTTGGCGATTTTGGACAGCTATTATGGAAAAGTAACAACAAAGCCCGATGATGCTGCTTGGAGATTGGATTTAATGAAAGAAGTAATGGTTCCACATATGAAGGCGGATAATATATACCCAAAAGTGTTTTTCAGTCTAGAAGAATTAGAGCGTCTATCTACAATCGAAGCAGATTTGATACCGTATATTCAACGGAAAAAAGCTGAATGGATTGCAAAGGGAACGGTAGAAGAAGAATGGGACGAGTACTTGACGGAGCTAGATCGTCTTGGGTTACAAGAATGGTTAGAAATTAAACAAAAAGGTTATGATCGAACTGATAGCTAA
- a CDS encoding GntP family permease, whose amino-acid sequence MITGNLLILIFVLSLAILFFAILKLKIEPFLALITIAILTALSIGMPLKEVASTVTAGFGNTLAGVGILIGLGVIFGQFLGASGAVEKIAQAVLNVFGIKRSSAGLALTGTAVSIPVFFDAAFVILSGLIRSLATKTGISVVSFVTALGVGLIVSHNMIAPTPGPLVVAENTGAELGLFIIYGIIVAIPATLVGGYLYGMFIGKRIKHSGEVEEIVIEKADLPKKEISTGLSFMMLALPIVLILTNTVSQLLLPGTAIASFFGFVGEKNVALLISVFAAIIFLRPYIAIPNNRLYSDAINSAGMIILITGAGGAFGAVINSSGIGDHLIATMQSWSIPVLLLAFIFSQILRASLGSATVALVTTSSILGPMVGELGVSPILLGLAICAGGIGLSLPNDSGFWVVNRFGKLTIPQTLLAWTGGGFVAGVTALITVFILNLFAGILPGL is encoded by the coding sequence CTATCACTGGCTATTTTGTTTTTTGCAATTCTTAAGCTGAAAATCGAACCGTTTCTCGCGTTAATCACAATCGCTATTTTAACTGCATTATCTATTGGCATGCCTTTAAAAGAAGTCGCTTCGACTGTTACAGCAGGATTCGGAAATACGCTCGCGGGTGTCGGGATCTTAATTGGTCTTGGCGTGATTTTTGGTCAATTTTTAGGTGCATCAGGTGCGGTTGAAAAAATTGCACAAGCTGTCTTAAATGTATTTGGGATTAAACGATCTTCCGCAGGTCTAGCATTAACAGGTACAGCTGTTTCGATTCCAGTATTTTTTGACGCCGCATTTGTTATTTTAAGTGGGTTGATTCGTTCGCTTGCTACAAAAACAGGCATTTCGGTCGTTAGCTTTGTAACGGCACTTGGTGTCGGCTTGATCGTGTCACATAATATGATTGCTCCAACTCCAGGGCCACTGGTGGTTGCAGAAAATACAGGGGCAGAACTTGGTCTCTTTATCATCTACGGCATTATCGTCGCCATTCCAGCTACGTTAGTTGGAGGTTACTTATACGGGATGTTTATTGGAAAGCGCATTAAACATTCAGGAGAAGTAGAAGAAATTGTCATCGAAAAAGCAGATTTACCGAAAAAAGAAATTAGCACAGGCTTAAGCTTCATGATGTTAGCTTTACCAATCGTTTTAATCTTAACAAATACAGTTTCTCAACTATTGTTGCCGGGTACCGCAATTGCCAGTTTCTTCGGTTTTGTTGGAGAGAAAAACGTAGCACTTTTAATCAGTGTGTTCGCAGCCATTATCTTTTTACGCCCGTACATCGCAATTCCAAACAATCGTTTGTATTCTGACGCGATCAACTCAGCAGGAATGATCATTTTGATCACCGGTGCAGGTGGTGCGTTCGGTGCAGTTATTAACAGCAGTGGAATTGGCGATCACTTGATTGCGACAATGCAAAGTTGGAGCATTCCAGTTCTGTTACTAGCATTTATCTTTTCTCAAATTTTGCGTGCTTCACTTGGTTCAGCAACGGTGGCACTGGTTACGACATCGAGTATTCTTGGACCAATGGTCGGGGAACTTGGCGTTTCGCCAATTCTACTAGGTCTTGCAATTTGTGCGGGGGGTATTGGTCTATCACTGCCAAACGATTCCGGCTTTTGGGTCGTTAACCGTTTTGGTAAGCTGACAATTCCACAAACTCTACTAGCATGGACAGGTGGAGGATTTGTTGCAGGCGTGACTGCTTTAATCACGGTGTTTATCTTAAACTTGTTTGCGGGAATATTGCCAGGACTTTAA
- a CDS encoding carbohydrate ABC transporter permease, producing the protein MKSKIDLVNNSKADRMLLLINKIILILMVLIITVPLLYVLFGSFLHPNVLLTKGMSFNPDDWTLDSYRRIFEDGTIVRGFLNSILYAGGFSIVSVLFSVLAGYALSVDNLVGKKYFMLFFIVTMFFNGGMIPTYLLIKELGMINTPWAIILPGAVSVWNIILSRTYFKGLPNELKEAARIDGASDFKIFLTIILPLSKPIIFVLALYAFIGQWNSYFNAMIYLEDQSLYPLQLVLREILIQNEVQPGMIADQLARAEIQKIAEMIKYSSIVVSSLPLLIMYPFFQKYFEKGVMVGSLK; encoded by the coding sequence ATGAAATCCAAAATTGACCTTGTAAATAATTCTAAAGCAGATAGAATGCTTCTCTTGATTAACAAAATCATTTTAATTTTAATGGTGCTCATTATTACGGTTCCACTTTTGTATGTGTTGTTCGGCTCGTTTCTTCATCCCAATGTATTGCTGACAAAAGGGATGTCATTTAATCCCGATGACTGGACGCTGGATAGTTATAGAAGAATATTTGAAGACGGCACCATCGTCAGAGGGTTTCTTAACTCGATTCTCTATGCAGGTGGATTTTCTATCGTTTCTGTTTTATTTTCAGTTCTTGCTGGATACGCTTTATCCGTAGACAACTTAGTTGGAAAAAAATACTTTATGCTCTTCTTTATTGTAACCATGTTCTTCAATGGGGGAATGATCCCTACATACTTACTCATTAAAGAGTTAGGCATGATCAATACACCTTGGGCAATCATATTGCCAGGGGCTGTAAGTGTGTGGAATATTATCCTTTCTAGAACTTATTTTAAAGGGTTACCGAATGAACTGAAGGAAGCAGCAAGAATTGATGGTGCTTCAGATTTCAAAATATTTTTAACGATTATTTTGCCGCTGTCTAAGCCGATTATCTTTGTATTAGCTTTATATGCTTTTATAGGTCAGTGGAACTCTTATTTCAATGCAATGATTTATCTCGAAGATCAATCACTTTATCCGTTGCAGCTAGTGTTACGTGAAATTCTGATCCAGAACGAAGTACAGCCGGGGATGATTGCAGATCAGCTTGCAAGAGCCGAGATTCAAAAAATTGCCGAAATGATAAAGTATTCTTCTATTGTAGTTTCAAGCTTACCACTATTGATTATGTATCCTTTTTTCCAAAAGTATTTCGAAAAAGGTGTAATGGTCGGCTCATTAAAATAA